A window of Candidatus Vicinibacter proximus contains these coding sequences:
- a CDS encoding acetyl-CoA carboxylase carboxyltransferase subunit alpha codes for MIFMEFEKPLEVMFEQLEQIKKISSDGSIDMTAQIQELENRIKTKRKEIYSNLTGWQRVQLSRHPERPYTLYYISQICKKFVELHGDRNIKDDKAIVGGLGQIDNQTFVIIGHQKGTTTKQRSYRNFGMANPEGYRKALRLMKMAERFNFPVVTFIDTPGAYPGIEAEERGQAEAIARNLFEMAQLKVPILCYIIGEGASGGALGIGVGDKVFMLENTWYSVISPESCSSILWRSWEFKETAAEALKLTADHMASFGLIDGIVKEPVGGAHSDPEAMAKSLKKHIKSSLEDLVNMSPEQRITLRIEKYEKMGRFHELEEKSDRE; via the coding sequence ATGATATTTATGGAATTTGAAAAGCCACTTGAGGTGATGTTTGAGCAGCTCGAGCAGATTAAAAAAATATCCAGTGACGGTTCGATAGACATGACGGCGCAGATTCAGGAACTGGAAAATCGCATAAAAACCAAGAGAAAAGAAATTTATTCTAACCTTACGGGCTGGCAAAGGGTACAACTTTCCAGACATCCGGAAAGACCTTATACCCTTTATTACATTTCTCAGATTTGCAAAAAGTTTGTCGAACTGCATGGGGACAGGAATATTAAAGATGACAAGGCGATAGTAGGTGGTCTTGGCCAAATCGACAATCAGACCTTTGTCATCATTGGTCATCAGAAAGGTACGACCACCAAACAGCGGAGTTACAGGAATTTTGGGATGGCAAATCCGGAGGGATACCGCAAGGCCCTACGTCTGATGAAAATGGCTGAGCGATTTAATTTTCCGGTAGTCACATTTATAGACACACCAGGAGCTTATCCGGGAATTGAGGCTGAAGAGCGCGGACAAGCAGAGGCTATTGCCCGAAATCTATTCGAAATGGCACAGCTTAAGGTGCCAATCCTTTGCTATATTATTGGAGAGGGGGCTTCCGGGGGTGCTTTAGGAATAGGTGTAGGGGATAAAGTGTTTATGCTTGAAAATACCTGGTACTCTGTAATTTCCCCTGAATCCTGCTCTTCCATCCTTTGGAGAAGTTGGGAATTCAAAGAGACAGCTGCTGAAGCATTAAAGCTTACAGCCGATCACATGGCATCGTTTGGATTGATAGATGGTATTGTAAAAGAACCTGTAGGTGGGGCGCATTCAGATCCTGAAGCCATGGCTAAATCCTTGAAAAAGCATATTAAATCAAGTCTGGAAGATTTAGTCAACATGAGTCCTGAACAAAGAATCACCCTAAGGATTGAAAAATATGAGAAGATGGGTCGTTTTCATGAATTAGAAGAAAAATCAGACAGGGAATAA
- a CDS encoding 4-hydroxy-tetrahydrodipicolinate synthase: MPNYSHLRGTGVALITPFNKEKEIDYPALQKLIEHCIAGGVNSLISMGTTGESVTLTKEEKAQLLAFTIKQAAGRAQIIVGIGGNNTQEVAEEIESLDTTGISAILSSSPAYNKPSQEGIYQHYMALEKVAKLPIIIYNVPGRTASNLTAETTLRLAHASSKFAGVKEASGDLAQATKIIKDRPEHFLVLSGDDPLALALVGIGGDGVISVIANAYPKEFSQMIRMSLNGDFNAAQKINNTLFDLHKWLYIDGNPSGIKAACNLLGICENEFRLPLVPMAAANYQKLREAMEAI, encoded by the coding sequence ATGCCAAATTATAGTCATTTGAGGGGAACAGGGGTTGCCTTGATCACTCCCTTTAACAAAGAAAAGGAAATTGATTACCCAGCTTTGCAGAAACTCATAGAACACTGTATAGCTGGAGGGGTAAACTCTTTGATCAGCATGGGGACCACCGGGGAATCTGTAACCCTAACAAAAGAAGAGAAGGCACAGCTTTTGGCTTTTACCATCAAGCAGGCAGCCGGTAGGGCGCAGATCATTGTGGGCATCGGTGGTAACAACACCCAAGAAGTTGCAGAAGAAATAGAGTCACTGGATACAACAGGAATTTCAGCCATATTGTCCAGTAGCCCGGCATATAACAAACCATCACAGGAAGGAATTTATCAACATTATATGGCCCTTGAAAAAGTGGCCAAGTTGCCAATAATTATATATAATGTACCAGGCAGAACGGCATCTAATCTAACCGCAGAGACCACGCTAAGGCTCGCACATGCCAGTTCAAAGTTTGCAGGGGTAAAGGAAGCATCCGGTGATCTCGCCCAGGCAACGAAAATCATAAAAGATCGTCCGGAACATTTCCTGGTTTTGTCCGGTGACGATCCTTTAGCTCTTGCGCTGGTGGGAATAGGTGGAGATGGGGTAATTTCAGTTATTGCAAATGCCTATCCCAAAGAATTTTCTCAGATGATCCGAATGAGTTTAAACGGAGATTTTAATGCAGCACAGAAGATCAACAATACTTTATTTGATTTACATAAATGGTTATATATCGACGGAAATCCGTCAGGGATCAAGGCCGCCTGTAATTTGTTGGGTATTTGTGAAAATGAATTTCGATTACCTCTGGTGCCAATGGCTGCTGCCAATTATCAAAAATTAAGAGAGGCAATGGAAGCGATTTAA
- the lptC gene encoding LPS export ABC transporter periplasmic protein LptC: MSFFACDKSKKELTEQEAVQLVNKELLKNIELLYSDSGKLVLKIVAPEMLRHIKDGVSKDEFTKGLVTTFYQDGIISNVLSSNYAIRVPEEGKTYLSDHVVLNNPKGEKLETSELIWNERDGRIKTDKFVRLSRQDEIIHAYGFESDQNFLKGILLSSEAKFPSKKILGEIDEEKEE; this comes from the coding sequence TTGTCTTTTTTTGCTTGTGATAAATCAAAAAAAGAATTGACCGAACAGGAAGCTGTACAACTAGTGAATAAAGAATTGTTGAAAAACATCGAACTCCTTTATTCGGATTCCGGAAAGCTCGTTTTAAAAATTGTTGCACCCGAAATGTTGCGTCACATAAAGGATGGGGTTTCTAAAGATGAATTTACCAAAGGTCTTGTAACGACATTCTATCAGGATGGAATCATCAGCAATGTACTCTCCTCTAATTATGCTATCAGGGTTCCTGAGGAAGGCAAAACATACTTGTCGGATCATGTAGTCTTGAATAACCCGAAAGGAGAAAAATTGGAGACCTCAGAACTTATTTGGAATGAAAGGGATGGCAGAATTAAAACAGACAAGTTTGTCAGACTTTCACGTCAGGATGAGATCATACATGCTTATGGATTTGAATCGGATCAGAATTTCCTGAAAGGAATATTACTTTCATCAGAAGCCAAGTTTCCCAGTAAAAAAATATTGGGCGAAATCGACGAAGAAAAAGAAGAATAA
- a CDS encoding gliding motility-associated C-terminal domain-containing protein, giving the protein MNKKLSLLVCALAFGVTLVAQPSYDNCNSPIKIGDITKYCSKVGEFTTVDATPSGYGASTCWSTSPGDVWFAFRAFASDVNITIIGANVAGTPGGTLRTMQAALYSGVCGGTLQEINCGTDNRNAGILSLYEGGLVVGRDYLLRIDGRSAATGTFQLCINNYFPPARAEQDCNRATIICNNAPFVNQTFFGAGVDRDEADDSCLGEGNIGTSESQSTWYSWVAVSDCKFTFTLTPLNPSDDIDFAVYELPNGINDCSNKKVLRCNATAPPCAGPTGLNLTSTDLTENFNCNAGEDGFCKYIDMEAGKAYTICINNFTNTGIGFSMDWGGCDFVGPTAAFNINPPTGLKCETDFIVTDSSSFLGGRIRSWEWNFGVDAIPAKGSGQGPHKVNYFSFGEKFLTLTLETDLGCKITEVRRIFVEPCCEDLPTLRLVIDSIFDVKCFGQSNGRVVFRGVAGTPYKDSETNEQFYQFSLDGINFAPLKELNNLPAGTYKLYIQDAKGCMSMIDFTINQPPPVVVDAGPDQSVILGKTVTLSASVSPLNLYSYHWSTSEISPCTDCPSISFLPKNSGYHYVTATDENGCFGIDSVYIAVEKKYKVVFPNVISSNGDGINDRFRIVSDESLEKIDLVEIYDRWGGRVYSREDVSFSDLEALWNGDFKGRPVAPGVFVYLVRARFIDGVTKDYSGDLTVLR; this is encoded by the coding sequence ATGAATAAAAAACTGTCGCTATTAGTCTGTGCCCTGGCGTTTGGTGTAACCCTTGTGGCACAACCATCTTATGACAATTGCAACAGTCCCATCAAAATTGGCGACATCACTAAATATTGCAGCAAGGTTGGAGAATTCACCACCGTGGACGCTACACCTTCCGGTTATGGTGCAAGTACTTGTTGGAGCACCTCCCCTGGTGACGTTTGGTTTGCTTTTCGGGCATTTGCGTCAGACGTGAATATAACCATAATTGGAGCTAACGTTGCAGGCACTCCGGGCGGAACCCTTCGCACTATGCAAGCTGCCCTTTACAGTGGTGTTTGCGGCGGAACACTTCAGGAAATTAATTGTGGTACAGACAACAGGAATGCCGGAATTCTTTCTCTCTACGAAGGGGGACTTGTGGTGGGTAGAGATTACCTTCTTCGCATTGACGGAAGGTCTGCAGCTACCGGTACGTTTCAGTTGTGTATTAATAATTACTTTCCTCCTGCTCGTGCCGAACAAGATTGCAACAGGGCTACGATTATCTGCAACAATGCACCATTTGTCAATCAAACATTTTTTGGCGCTGGTGTGGATCGCGATGAAGCAGATGATTCATGTCTAGGAGAAGGAAACATTGGTACCTCAGAATCTCAATCTACCTGGTATAGCTGGGTAGCTGTTTCCGATTGTAAATTTACCTTTACCCTAACCCCTTTAAACCCGAGTGACGATATCGATTTCGCGGTTTATGAGTTGCCTAACGGAATCAATGACTGCAGCAACAAGAAAGTTTTGCGTTGCAATGCCACTGCACCTCCTTGTGCCGGACCTACCGGATTGAATCTGACTTCTACAGACCTGACTGAAAATTTTAATTGCAATGCAGGGGAAGATGGATTTTGTAAATACATTGATATGGAAGCAGGAAAAGCTTACACCATCTGTATCAACAATTTTACCAATACAGGTATAGGTTTTTCAATGGATTGGGGTGGTTGCGATTTTGTTGGACCAACTGCCGCATTCAACATTAATCCTCCTACCGGTTTGAAATGCGAAACGGATTTTATAGTAACCGACTCCTCGAGTTTTCTGGGAGGTAGAATCAGAAGTTGGGAATGGAACTTTGGGGTAGATGCCATTCCTGCAAAAGGATCAGGCCAAGGACCACATAAAGTAAATTATTTTTCTTTCGGTGAAAAGTTTCTAACACTGACATTAGAAACTGACCTGGGGTGTAAGATCACTGAAGTGAGAAGAATATTTGTAGAGCCATGCTGTGAAGACCTACCTACCTTGCGACTTGTGATCGACAGTATTTTTGATGTAAAATGTTTTGGTCAAAGTAATGGTCGGGTGGTGTTCAGAGGAGTTGCAGGAACTCCCTACAAAGATTCAGAGACCAATGAGCAGTTTTACCAGTTTAGTTTGGACGGAATAAATTTTGCCCCTTTGAAAGAGTTAAATAATTTACCTGCCGGCACGTATAAACTATATATTCAGGATGCAAAAGGCTGTATGAGTATGATAGATTTTACCATCAATCAACCTCCGCCGGTTGTTGTGGATGCAGGACCGGACCAAAGTGTTATTTTAGGAAAAACTGTAACCCTTTCCGCTTCTGTAAGTCCTTTGAATTTATATTCGTATCACTGGAGTACTTCAGAAATTTCCCCATGCACAGATTGTCCTTCCATCAGTTTTCTACCTAAAAACTCTGGATACCATTATGTCACTGCAACCGATGAAAATGGCTGTTTTGGAATTGATTCAGTCTATATTGCTGTTGAAAAAAAATATAAAGTAGTATTTCCAAATGTGATCTCTTCTAATGGCGATGGCATAAACGATCGTTTTAGAATTGTAAGTGATGAAAGTTTAGAAAAAATTGACCTGGTTGAAATTTATGATCGATGGGGTGGACGCGTCTACAGTCGTGAAGATGTTTCATTTTCAGATTTGGAGGCTCTTTGGAATGGAGATTTTAAAGGACGGCCTGTTGCACCGGGTGTTTTTGTATATCTTGTTCGAGCCCGTTTTATTGATGGCGTTACCAAAGATTATTCTGGTGACCTTACTGTATTGAGATGA
- a CDS encoding CDP-alcohol phosphatidyltransferase family protein, whose protein sequence is MFSLPNLITALNLFLGCMACIELVEGHYEPALILLAGCLLADFLDGFVARMMGSDSLLGVQLDSLADVVSFGLAPGLMIFKLMESNGTGMYGDTILPYFGLILPVFAAFRLARFNIETTGIPTHFTGLPVPATALFFMGYLGGRNFLPEWMLEDFFLIACSIIFSLLMISRLPIIKVVPGKSWMYKYYPMVIAYLICILCYFAIGMLSLSLLIISHVIISLFLLRNKNQNTSSL, encoded by the coding sequence ATGTTTAGCCTTCCTAATCTAATTACGGCCCTTAACTTGTTCCTGGGATGTATGGCTTGTATTGAATTGGTAGAAGGGCATTATGAGCCTGCATTGATATTGCTTGCAGGATGTTTGTTGGCAGACTTTCTGGATGGATTTGTGGCAAGAATGATGGGGAGTGATTCCCTGCTTGGTGTTCAATTGGATTCACTGGCGGATGTTGTATCTTTTGGACTGGCTCCTGGCCTGATGATTTTTAAATTGATGGAATCCAATGGGACCGGGATGTACGGGGACACAATATTGCCTTATTTTGGTTTGATCCTTCCTGTATTTGCTGCATTTCGTTTGGCCCGATTTAATATTGAAACAACTGGTATTCCCACCCATTTTACAGGTCTTCCGGTACCCGCCACGGCTCTGTTTTTTATGGGTTACCTTGGTGGAAGGAATTTTTTACCCGAATGGATGCTGGAAGATTTTTTCCTTATTGCATGCAGTATAATTTTTTCGCTCTTGATGATCAGCAGACTTCCTATCATAAAGGTGGTTCCCGGAAAAAGTTGGATGTACAAATATTATCCGATGGTTATCGCTTACTTGATTTGCATCCTTTGTTATTTTGCGATAGGTATGCTCTCTCTGTCTTTGTTGATCATTTCTCATGTTATTATTAGCTTATTTTTACTCAGAAATAAAAACCAAAACACATCATCGTTATGA
- the purS gene encoding phosphoribosylformylglycinamidine synthase subunit PurS — MKKFVAKIDIMPHKELLDPQGKTVAKNIGHMDIHGVKDVRIGKHIEMVLESSDEASAREVVDSSCKKLLTNLITETYRFELSEIEG, encoded by the coding sequence ATGAAGAAGTTTGTTGCCAAAATAGACATCATGCCGCACAAAGAATTACTGGACCCACAAGGAAAAACGGTGGCCAAAAATATTGGTCACATGGACATTCATGGGGTAAAAGATGTGCGGATCGGCAAACACATTGAAATGGTATTGGAGTCATCTGATGAGGCAAGTGCCAGAGAAGTAGTGGATTCTTCCTGTAAAAAATTATTGACCAATCTCATTACTGAAACCTATAGATTCGAACTTTCAGAAATCGAAGGATAA
- the rsmI gene encoding 16S rRNA (cytidine(1402)-2'-O)-methyltransferase, whose amino-acid sequence MLYLVPTPIGNKGDMTPRAIEVLNQCSLILAEDTRVSKPFLKTYGVEKEFQSFHANNEHQQTPRVIDKLKSGVDIAMVTDAGTPGISDPAFLLVRECRQHKIEVQALPGATAFVPALVSSGLPCDRFFFQGFLPQKKGRQTQYIWLAQLPCTIVIYESPHRLLKCIDELITHFGAQRQASFVKEISKLFEKHIHGNLEEIKIQLQSEKIVGEWVIVIGGKE is encoded by the coding sequence ATGTTGTACCTGGTGCCGACTCCAATTGGCAACAAGGGCGATATGACTCCCCGGGCAATTGAAGTATTGAATCAATGTTCCCTTATTCTTGCCGAGGATACCCGGGTCAGCAAACCCTTTTTAAAGACCTATGGGGTAGAGAAGGAATTTCAGAGCTTTCATGCCAACAATGAGCACCAACAAACGCCAAGGGTAATTGATAAACTGAAGTCTGGTGTGGACATTGCCATGGTAACGGATGCCGGAACTCCTGGTATTTCTGATCCCGCCTTTTTGTTGGTAAGAGAATGCCGACAGCATAAAATAGAAGTACAGGCATTGCCTGGCGCTACTGCATTTGTTCCTGCTTTGGTTTCGTCCGGATTGCCCTGTGACCGATTCTTTTTTCAAGGATTTCTTCCCCAGAAAAAGGGAAGACAAACCCAATATATTTGGTTGGCACAATTACCCTGTACCATTGTAATATATGAATCCCCGCACAGGCTTTTGAAATGTATAGATGAGCTTATCACACATTTTGGTGCACAAAGACAAGCGAGTTTTGTAAAAGAAATTTCAAAGCTATTTGAAAAACATATCCACGGAAATCTGGAAGAAATTAAAATTCAACTTCAGTCAGAAAAAATTGTAGGGGAATGGGTGATTGTGATTGGTGGTAAAGAATAA
- a CDS encoding DUF1566 domain-containing protein has product MRKLMFALSLLLYANSAWSQNFQKTMKLLPGTGQITSYTSTFGEDADYNINPPFFKLNGDGTVTDTVTGLMWQQTDGGEMTVESAISYCDTLALGGYSNWRLPNCHESFSILHHDKPNPAIDTRYFTKTNAEYWWSSDRQLNDVNKIWVTNAGGGVGNHAKTETISAGGTKRFHVRAVRDVQSPEILSDHFVKMGNGITIDKYTGLSWLQAPLPDSLTWENALLMAENLSFGNYDDWRMPDIKELQSINSENFMNPSLDQNYFPGVRIGKYWASTSLPNQTSKAWYLDTRFGITTYESKTNKLLLLCVRGNKMSLGFENFKSIDYSVQIFPNPTSHSIKIKCSKTIDLINISDNLGRIIAQIFPQSNELIWNFEEQGIYCITIFKDGNRISKFINVIK; this is encoded by the coding sequence ATGAGAAAACTAATGTTTGCGCTGTCATTGCTGTTATATGCTAATTCGGCGTGGAGTCAAAATTTTCAAAAAACCATGAAGTTACTTCCGGGTACAGGTCAAATTACAAGTTACACTTCGACATTTGGTGAAGATGCTGACTACAACATTAACCCTCCATTTTTTAAATTAAACGGCGATGGAACCGTCACAGATACGGTTACAGGTCTGATGTGGCAACAAACAGATGGAGGGGAAATGACTGTAGAAAGTGCTATATCATATTGTGACACCTTAGCTCTTGGAGGTTATTCCAACTGGAGATTACCGAATTGTCATGAATCTTTCAGCATCCTCCATCATGACAAACCCAATCCAGCAATTGATACCAGGTATTTTACCAAAACTAATGCAGAATATTGGTGGAGTTCAGACAGACAATTGAATGATGTAAACAAAATATGGGTAACCAATGCAGGAGGAGGGGTTGGAAATCATGCTAAAACCGAAACAATAAGCGCGGGAGGGACGAAAAGATTTCATGTTCGTGCAGTCCGGGATGTTCAATCTCCGGAAATTCTTTCAGACCATTTTGTTAAAATGGGAAATGGCATCACAATCGATAAGTATACTGGATTAAGCTGGTTACAAGCACCGCTTCCCGATTCGCTGACATGGGAAAATGCTTTGTTAATGGCAGAGAATCTCTCATTTGGAAACTATGATGATTGGAGAATGCCAGATATTAAAGAACTCCAATCCATTAACTCAGAAAATTTTATGAATCCTTCTTTGGATCAAAATTACTTTCCTGGTGTTCGAATTGGAAAATATTGGGCTTCAACCAGTCTTCCAAATCAAACTTCTAAGGCCTGGTATCTTGATACAAGATTTGGAATAACAACTTACGAATCCAAAACTAATAAACTCTTGCTATTATGTGTTAGGGGTAATAAAATGTCATTAGGATTTGAAAATTTTAAATCTATTGATTATTCAGTCCAAATATTTCCCAATCCTACTAGCCATAGTATAAAAATTAAATGCTCAAAAACTATTGACTTGATTAATATTTCAGATAATTTAGGTCGAATAATTGCACAAATTTTTCCTCAAAGCAATGAGCTTATCTGGAATTTTGAGGAGCAGGGTATTTATTGTATTACTATTTTCAAAGATGGCAATAGAATTTCTAAATTTATTAATGTAATAAAGTAA
- a CDS encoding HupE/UreJ family protein, whose product MGYDHILFIISMFLLNSKLKSSIIQCSVFTIAHSLTLALATMDYVPFDSKTVEIIIALSIFVIAFENFFQSEIKPWRMVIVFIFGLIHGLGFASVLKFIELPEENFIQALFGFNCGVELAQVCVIAICYFLIAKFFSHKFWYRTSLVIPLSTIIAGLGLFFAIQRFLSN is encoded by the coding sequence TTGGGTTATGATCATATTCTTTTTATTATCTCCATGTTTTTACTTAACTCAAAATTAAAGTCTTCCATAATCCAATGCTCAGTATTTACAATCGCACATTCTCTAACCCTTGCTTTAGCCACAATGGATTATGTGCCTTTCGATTCTAAAACAGTTGAAATTATTATAGCCCTTTCTATATTTGTTATCGCCTTTGAAAACTTTTTTCAATCCGAAATTAAACCCTGGAGAATGGTGATCGTATTTATATTCGGCCTTATCCACGGCCTTGGCTTTGCATCAGTATTAAAATTCATTGAGTTGCCTGAAGAAAATTTTATCCAAGCATTATTTGGTTTCAATTGTGGAGTAGAGTTGGCACAGGTTTGTGTCATTGCCATTTGCTATTTTTTAATTGCTAAATTTTTTAGTCATAAATTTTGGTATCGCACAAGCCTTGTCATTCCACTTTCAACCATTATTGCTGGATTGGGACTATTTTTTGCGATACAAAGATTTTTATCAAATTAA
- a CDS encoding YHYH protein, translated as MKNLSFNTSMHFIAIFLFSFSISFHAFGHNLDIKALTSREWSVSKTPVKASFLMKKNNLVYLERENGITLSVFFSNLSASDQQYVNHRMKAIEKMNREIILPAQNGNILNDIDPQKPFLVILFISFLALITIFIKRKNSIKYAWYIIGVGLFSTLYSFTVKAPVSGFFCTGTNPLTIDSAFAPFKPHVATRWDATYFYVESNGIPTTHPMMKGITGWQQQFPIPQCYIGSNAWSIPLNPEIATNPVPVNPSHFLRGAIALAVNGIAIFNPFTNTGVDALLDGQLDQWGGHCGRADDYHYHIAPLHLYDVTQKTLPIAYALDGFAVYGAFEPDGTAMLPLDANHGHYGPNGIYHYHGTTSAPYMIGKMVGKVTEDNTLQIIPQAQASPIRPAGTPLKGAVITSCEPNGPNGYILTYSLSGQTYKVSYSWTNNGTYTFNFINPNGSTTSTYKGHLPCDLATLIEEFELEKNKIEIFPNPAEREFSINLPQNINPEDIQNISVFDQTGSQIFASKNYVNKIETDNYAPGIYFVHIKIHEFTFVNKIIIK; from the coding sequence ATGAAAAATTTATCGTTTAATACCTCAATGCATTTCATAGCAATTTTTCTTTTCAGTTTTTCCATAAGCTTCCATGCATTTGGTCACAACCTGGATATAAAAGCATTGACTTCCAGGGAATGGTCTGTAAGCAAAACTCCTGTTAAGGCTTCATTTCTTATGAAAAAAAATAATTTAGTCTATTTAGAAAGGGAGAATGGAATAACTCTGTCTGTATTTTTTTCAAATTTATCTGCATCTGATCAGCAATATGTCAACCATCGAATGAAGGCAATTGAAAAAATGAATAGGGAAATAATATTGCCTGCCCAAAATGGAAATATTTTAAATGATATTGATCCACAGAAGCCATTTTTAGTAATTCTGTTTATTTCATTCCTGGCTTTGATAACCATTTTTATAAAAAGAAAAAATAGTATAAAATATGCGTGGTACATAATAGGTGTTGGTCTATTTTCTACTCTATACAGCTTCACTGTCAAAGCTCCTGTGTCTGGATTTTTTTGTACAGGGACCAATCCTTTGACAATTGATTCTGCTTTTGCCCCTTTCAAACCTCATGTAGCAACCAGATGGGATGCTACTTATTTTTATGTTGAATCCAATGGTATTCCTACCACACACCCCATGATGAAAGGAATTACAGGCTGGCAGCAACAGTTTCCTATTCCTCAATGCTACATCGGATCAAATGCCTGGAGTATTCCACTAAATCCAGAGATTGCTACTAATCCAGTACCTGTAAATCCTTCCCACTTCCTAAGAGGTGCCATCGCTTTAGCTGTTAATGGAATTGCTATCTTTAATCCATTTACCAATACTGGTGTGGATGCACTTCTTGATGGGCAGCTTGACCAGTGGGGAGGTCATTGTGGTCGTGCAGATGATTATCATTATCATATAGCCCCACTTCACTTATATGATGTAACCCAAAAAACGCTGCCAATAGCCTATGCACTGGACGGATTTGCAGTATACGGTGCATTCGAACCGGATGGGACCGCAATGCTTCCGTTGGATGCCAATCATGGGCATTATGGGCCAAATGGAATTTATCATTACCATGGTACAACATCCGCACCCTACATGATTGGAAAAATGGTAGGAAAAGTAACTGAAGACAACACTCTCCAGATTATCCCCCAAGCGCAGGCCAGTCCAATCAGACCTGCAGGAACTCCTCTTAAAGGAGCTGTAATTACAAGTTGTGAGCCAAATGGACCCAACGGTTATATTTTAACATACAGTTTATCCGGACAAACTTATAAAGTAAGCTATAGCTGGACTAATAATGGAACATACACTTTTAACTTCATCAACCCGAATGGATCCACTACATCAACATATAAAGGACACTTACCATGTGATTTAGCTACATTAATTGAAGAATTTGAATTGGAAAAAAATAAGATTGAAATTTTTCCTAATCCGGCAGAAAGGGAATTTTCAATTAATCTTCCACAGAATATAAATCCTGAAGACATTCAAAACATTTCTGTTTTTGACCAAACTGGTTCTCAAATTTTTGCCTCAAAAAATTATGTTAATAAAATTGAAACAGATAATTACGCCCCAGGAATTTATTTTGTTCATATTAAAATTCACGAATTTACCTTTGTAAATAAAATTATCATTAAATAA